From the Triticum urartu cultivar G1812 chromosome 4, Tu2.1, whole genome shotgun sequence genome, the window CCACGTGGTGCACCCCAGCTCCGCCATGTATCGCATGATGGACGCTTCCCCTACAGGGACAGTATTTTTCGTTACTTTGGGTTTTTTCCCTCAGTTTTCAtgttttttccagtttttttgtttctcattttttattttcAGTTTTCCCTGGGTTTATTTTGTTTCTCTTGTTTTCTTCAGTTTTTATCTGACAGGTGCATGTGTGTGTAGTGCTTTCGCGTGGAGCACAGGTTAGTGTTTCCGCCTGGCAGAGAGCACAGCTGTGCTTCGCGCAGGAGCACAGTTGTGCTTCCTTGGGAAGCACAATTTAGATTGTATTGGGAGTACAGTTTAGTTTATCTTGGGAGCACAGTTTTGCTTCACCGGACGGGAGCACAATTAGTATACTTGGGAGCACATTTGTGCTTCTCCTCTACGATTTAGCGCTAGTTGAGAGCACAGTTTAGTTACACTGGAAGCACAAGTTACTACTAGTTGGGAGCACAGATTTGCATGATTCTTTTTTTTACTGAAACCTATCATCATGAAATCAAGTTTCGAAGATCTCGGCATATGAAACGCAAAGGCGAAAACGGTTCATGATTTGGGCACAGATTaaagagataaaacgttttgaaaaAATGAATCGACAAAAAAAGGCACAAACAGTGAACCTTCCATCCTCACGCCCGGGGTGAGACAAACCCATCAAACTCTCTAGTTGCGACAAGTGGCAGACCACATAGTGTTGGGGAGCTAACCCTCTCTCCTGCCACTCCAGTGGCAGCAGCCACCCACTCTTGTGTTGAAGATCGTCGAAACGTCTTACTCCCTGTGGGAGGCCGCGTGTATAGATGATCTTACATCTGGAGGTACTTGTCCCACAAATCTGCGGCCGTGCCATAGGCAAGTATCCTCATTGCAGCCGTGCACTTCTAGTAACCAGAAACCCAGTGGTTCCAATGGCATCCTTCATGATGAGGACCATCAATGGTAGATGCGATTGAACACTTGTCGTTGCATCCGAAATCGATGGCAGAAATATGGCTTGTAGTTGAGAACATGCTCCTCCCACGCACCACCGTGTTTGCAAGAACCGCCCTAAGTTGTTTCATCCTCATAttcctcctcctcatccaacGAAGACGACTCCATGAACTCGTTGTGGAAGTACTCGTCTGAATCCATCGTGTTTGCTTCAAAGTAAACAAGAACCTCAAAAAAGTTGGCAATGGCATTTGACCAAACACTGTCGGGCGTGGTTTCTGccatggacggcggcggcaggTAGCAGAGGATACCCGGGTTGCGGCCGGATCCAGAGTGGAATGGCAGCAATGTCCAACACGAGAAGGCACCTGGGTGGAGCGACATAGGTCCGACAAGGCCTGGGCAACGGCCAGGTTGGTAAAATAGTGGCGTCGGTCACCGAGGAAGCGGATGCAGAGCACATGCAGGGGACTCCCCTACATTTGATTCAGGTTTGTGGGATTTCAGACATCCAGACCAATCCAGACAAATTTGATGACCGCCAGGTGGATGAAAAAACCGAACATTTGCGGGCAATTTGGTGATCGGTGTTAGAGTTGCCGTAAGAAGTGTCGCACAACAATGCATAGGTGTGGCGACGCTATGTAGTAGTGTCCTTTATTGTTTAATTAATCTATTTAACCGATCTAAAAAGTGAGTATTCCCATCCCTCCCCCATctagagagggggggggggggggggggggggggggctcgtgGCGAACGCTATGTAGACGCGCGAAGGAGGGACTGGATGGGGTAGTTTAACTTCCACTATCCAGACATAATGCGAAGGTGATAATAAAGATCCTACTATGATTCTAATAAAAGGTCTTCTACCATTACTAAAATGTACAGCAGAGTTAAGGCTTGGCTGAAACTTGCTTAATTATTCCTACCTGACTTCAGAAGATAAGTCTTCCGCCTCCAAAGAGTCCTGTGAGCTGTGAATTGTGATCGCCATCTACAGCCCAATTGCTAAACCATGTCATGGCATAGAACTCTTCCTCTGCAATCACAAAATAAAAAAAACGTTCTCTTCAAATCAATTCAAATATCTTTAACATCATTTCCAAGCATGAGTATATGACAGAATTTTTTAACAGAGGCAGAGCTATGTGTTAAGCTCCACCACTGCATACGAAAGTAAGCAGTAAGTGCCATGAATATATTCCAAACAGAAGTTGTTGCAAGGCTCGGCAAGCAGAATTACTTGCATAATGACATTGCCAAAGATAGTGGCAGTAAGTGGCTAAAGCAAGGCATCGGAGATGATATTTTTCATGGCCTTTCTCTTCTATTCCCTctgttccataatgtagtgcctaGAGATTTTTGCGAAAGTCAAACAATACAAACCATATTTATAGAGAAAAGTAGGTACATCTAGAATACCAAATACACATCATTGAATACATCATGAGTTATATTTTCAGAATGTACATGTTTGGTACTGTAGATGTAGACAGTTTTCTCTATACACTTGGTTAAAGTTGGCAAAGTTTGACTTTCACAAAAATCTAtagcactacattgtggaatggagggagtatatgattGTACTGTTCATGAAGACATCACATTATGGTCATACCTGTGGATGAAATAAAAGGTTTCTTAGATACATGCAACTAGTCTCACACATTTCTGCATCAGTATATCTGAACATGAAACATCAAACATTACATGATTTTCAAATACCTTAATCACCTGTTGCAGGCCAGAATAGATGTTTTCCAATTGCTAGATACTGACCTCCACTTAATGCTTGCATTCCATGCAGGTTAGTCTTCAACTGCATTTATATTGAAGTACAGATTATTAGCGCACTGGCATTTTGGTTTGCAAATGCATAAATGTAGCATGCAGCTAAATGAACAAACACACAGATAAAACACCAAAAGGTGCTCGCAATCTATTCAAAAGCGCCTATGTCGACTGTGCGATattgaaagaaaagaaatatTACTGTCTATTCTCAAACGCTCCAATGTAACACCCTCATTTTGCCTTAAACTTCTATCAGAGTGCAAGATATGTCATCAGCAGTGACAAGAAAGTGAATGAACTAATCTTGAATTGGCTATCCAAAAAAGGAATAATCCTGAAGAATTTGACAGATGGATTTGCATTCAATATCATGCAACAGTTACTGACTATTGATTATTGTCGATGTGGACTATGTAGGAGAGGGCGAGAGGCCCTAATATTATAACAGAAATGAACCTAGATCGTAGTTCTGCCTTCTACAGCAAGATAACGCATGGCATAAACTGCACAAGACATACACAAACAAAACATGGGGACAAGCTATGCTGAGAGTGACAGGAGTGGTGATTGGCAAAAGAAAGAGTGGTTTAGAGATGATTCACACAAAAATTCTGCAAAAAATGTGACTAAGATGTAGGGTTTACCAAAAAAAAGAAGAAACAAATCATGTCAAGTAAACTAAAGAAATATAGGTCAATGCAACACATTGACAAAAAACCAACCGATGATAACTGTGTCACTAGAATGTTTTGATAACTTTAGACAATATGTGTATCAATAAATGTTTGGCTTAGATCAATGGTCAAGCGATATAAATAAGGCAGTTAAAGAAAGATAGAGATGACATCAAAGTATATATTTTTTTCAATCTGAGTGAAATGACCATTATTAAACCTAAGCAAACGTGCATGTAAAACCGCTAGTTTCAATGATTGGATAATGACGTGCCATAATCTAATTTCCAGCAATATACGTCACACTATATACATACACACAAATAATGCAGCAAGCCAAGTAAATCCTTATTGGCCGTTCTGGAGATCATGTCATACTAGTCTATAAGGATCTCAATAAAAAGAAAATAGTAAGGTCAAGCATCTCATTCGGTAGGTCGCCCAGAGCACGCCGTTCTAACAACATTTAGTCCAGGAGGATCCATTCCAGCAGGATTGAGATGTCCTCTCCTCCCTAAGGTACACCCTTTTTACTCTATAAAAATGTATTCCCCTTTCTTCGGCACAGATCATACTGTAGATGTGCAGTGCAGCAATCAACGATCTCATTCGGCAGCTCACCTGGAGCAGGCCATTCCAACCACATTTAGTCCAGGAAGATCCAGTCCAGCAGCTTTCATCTGGTACATCATTCTGGTGGCCTCTCTGTACCGCCCACCGCGTGCATACCCCATGGCCATGGCATTCCAGCACACAGCGTCAGGCTTGCCACCCACTGCCTCAAATGCCCTCGTGGCATCTGCAAGCCGTCCTTGCTTCGCATACATgtggaccaacccagacatgacgAACTGGTCTGTTTCCACGCCGTGCTTGATGGCATCGCCATGCACTTGCTGTCCATAGCACCTGCAGTTCTCTGATTCTGCACATACTGCAAGGATAGTAGACAGGGAGAAGCTGCTCCTAGGGACTCCAGAGGACACCATGTCCCTGAAGACATAGATGGCCTCGTCCAGCAGTCCGTCTCGGTGGCAAGCTGTCATGAAGCTAGTCCAGGCTGCCTCGGGCACTGGCTCCTGGGAACAACACCTCATCGCCTGAAGCACTTGCCGCGCACTGTCATGCTGATTACTTGCGATGTACAGCTGCAGCAGCGAACTACCGGTATCACCGCAGACTCTCTTTGTCTTGATGACGAGGGCGTGTACCTGCTGACCAAAGCCCCTTAGTCTGCCCAGCCGAGCACATGACCGCAGCACTGCCACAATGGCATGGCCGAGCAGATCACCAGCGAGCCCCTGTTCTTCTTGGCACATGCGGGTGAAAAGCCTTATCGCTTCGTCGTGGAAACACCCATCGGAGTAGGCCGACACCATGGTCGCCCACGTGATGCCGTCCTTGACGGGAATTTCGTCGAACACCTTGCGGGCGGCCGCCATGTCGCCACAGGTCGCGTAGGCGAGTAGCAGCCGGTTGGCCAGCGGCAGGGGGAGGCCAGACGCGGCGCGTGTGGCGGCGACGTGGGCGTGcacggcggctacctcggcggcATCGACGGAGTCCCTGAGGAGGGAGACGTAGACGTCCTCGTCGGGCGCGACGCGGAGCAAGCCCATGAGGCGGAGCACGTCTCCGGCGCCCGAGGACGACCCAGAGCCAGAGGACGCCGCGCCCGTCGATGGTTCACGGCGGTCGTCTGGCTTGCCGTTGGTGGGGGCGTCGTTGGAGATGGGGAGCCTTGGGCGCgggaggagaggcggcggcggcggtggtttAGGCGGCTTCGGTAGGGCCAACAGCCGGTGCGTTCTTGTTGATGTCGTGGCCGGGGAAGCAGAGGCGCTGATGAGCAGACCGCGGCGGCGAGAGGGGCGCGGGGCCGCGGCGGTGGTGCAAAGCGGCTTCGCCGGGGAGCAGCGCGCCATGTCCAGTCGCGACGGCTTGCTCAAGTGGAGCCCACGCGTCAGTGTCTCTTACAGTATCAAATGACAGTGGTCTGGTATGGGCTGGCCTGGGCTTCATTCTTAGCGTGCAAGGGAGCTGGGCTCGAGAACAGCAGCGAAGGGCTGCCCCTATGTCTCGCCTGTAGCGAGACGTAGGGAAGCCTCGCTCAACGCGAGAGTAACTCGGGCCGGCATAGGCCCGCGGAAGGCCACAGCCTCGGTTTCTCTAAATATTCGAAAAAATATATAAACACTATACATACAACATTGAAAAAAAAAATCTTGACcaagcatttaaaaaatgttaaaatATCTTTAGAGAAAATGTTATTCATGTATATAAAAAAGTATACAAAAATATACAATGCATGTGAAGAAAGTTGTTAATCTAAACATTTGAATATTATCAAAAGAAGTCACAACATATTCTCGTTGTTGACCAAAATCCAGCAAGGAGACGTGCCACACGGGAGCTACTTGAGGATGTATGCTCCAGGAAGCATAGGAGTGCAATGTTCAAGGAAATTGTAGGATTTGCCCCAAACAAGTCAAGCAAAAAGCAAGCTGATAGGGGGGGGGGGCACAAGCACAACATGTGTTGCGTCTAGGGGTGACCAACTATGACACAAAATAAGAGCCCCCACTAACACCACAACAAAATAAGCAAGAGTTGCCACAAGGGAATGATAAAATGGGGACACCTCGCAAAGAAAAGGGTGACAGCTGGCAAGGCTACACACAAATATTTCTCTCCCAGTCTAACATCAGAGGCAACGCAACCCTAATAAGTTGCCTACTCCACTTTGACAAAGGCAACAAAACATACATTCCCTCTGCCAAGACAAAAAACACATCATGCATCTCCGGTTACAAAAACACAAGCAGCAAGCCAACCACTAGTGGTGCCACGATTGAAGCCGAAATCCATGAATCCGGAGCTAAATCAAGGACAAGGCCCCAAATGGATGCCAGAGAGCCAATATCATTCAGCCTGGGGATAGATGACAAAACCATCGAGCAAGTTCCAGCAAACCTCAAGGAGAAAGTCAACAATTCTGAAGATTCGAACACAGACTGGGAGAGTGAAGATTTGAAAGTTGCTTGTGACAGAGCTGACATGAAGTCACTCTCATTGCAAATGGGCAGAGTTGCCGTGAAAGAGGGGTCTACAAGCAAAATTGGCGATGCGCTCCATACACTCATGAAGACGGCAGGATGCCCAGTAAAACCCATTGACATATCTTTTTCAAGCAAGACAACAACCACTCATGTCCAGTGGGGCCATGAAAGAAAATCTCAATTTGTAGACTATGAGAGCAAAGAGTCATTCATGTGATCAAAGGAATTAAACGATGTGCACAATGTCGTCTTACTTCACATGTGGTGTAATGCTAAGGAGAATGGGTCAGATAATAGGTAAAATACGACCAACCTTTTTTTGTTTAATTCCTTTTTTGTACTTCATCATGTGTTTTTTCCTTTCTGCTTGTTTTTTTGCTTTTGTTTAGTACAATCTATTTTTCTTTCTTCACAGTCCAACAATAATAAATCATAGCAGCAACTACTTCATCACAACTTTCTATGGGGCAACCAATTCGGGAGTGGCGGAAAAACTACTATCTATGAGCCAGAAATTGATGGCTTTGCCTGAGGGGACGATACAGCCAGAAAATGATGGCTCTGCAAATGGAAGATGACGAATGGTGCATTATTACAGCAGTGACCCTAAGAACACGTGAGTCATTGCGCTAATAAAACTGATATTATATACTGGATACGCCAGTGGCTGCTActtttgatcatccttttgttttGATAGATTTGGATGCCACTTCTTACTGTAGTAAGTTTTGCAGTTCTTGGTCATTACTTTTGTATGGGGTCTAGAAAGTCGCATGGCTATTTTGCCATTTATGTGTTTGGGCGACGTGCAACTGACCTGTACTCATCTACGGTGTGCTTATCCGATTTTGGGTGGTTACTCTCTTGATTTTTTCACATAGTATGCACCTCTCTTGACTATTCGTGGCATGTCTGGTTGTTTTGATGCACGCACCATCTGTATGGGTTTGTTATTAGATTTCTTGTAGGATTAGTCTATGTAGTGCATTCCTATGAGCCCTAGTTTCATGCTCCTTTAGCAGTTCATTTAGTAGGCAGAGTTTCAGAGGTGCGGTGATTTCTCTGATTCTTTGGTTGTTATGCTAAGATTTTCCCCATGTCCCTGAACTTGTTGATTTTGTAGGGTTCTTGTGGATAGTGCTGGTTGTTCTAGGCCATTGGAGTTGGCCAACTGCTGATGATGAGCAAGATGGAGCTGCTCTCCGAACAGTAGCTGCTCAGTTGTGACCATGAGGTGAGCTCCTTTTCTTATTTTTTGTGATTGGTTGATTGTTCGCAAGATAGGTTGTATTTTTGCGGCATATCACTGCGTTTTGTCTGTTTGTGTAGACCTTCTCCTATTTTATTGTCGGCTGTTTGATGAGAGGTCAGAGCGACAAATCCGAAGCGGCTGCTCCCTGGTAAGTGTTCCATGTACTAGGATTTTGCTTCCTGGTTTTTAATTAATGATAGAATGATGCTTCTTTTGATGTTGTATGCTAGAACAATCCTATGTTTTGTGCATCTCCCTTTTTATTTTGATAGCAAGATGCTCTTAATTTTCTTACGAGTTTGGTAGCTCAGTGCAATTACATGATTATTATCGAGCCCATGTATATTTAAAGCAACGCAGAATGTGGCTGTTTTTCCATTTTTATAGAATTTGGTCCAAAAGTATGTGGTGTACAATTCATGGAAAACCTAACTGGGTTAATAAAAATGTAATCTGATTTAGTGTTACCCAACGAGATCTTTATTTGTGCTTTATGAAGTCAGATTAATTTTGACTTTTCAGTTGTATGATTTGTAGGTTATTATACTGACGCATGGTGCTATAATtagagaaaattccttatttggCACTTTCTTAAAATTTGCTTTCCTATTTGACCCAAAATAAAATTTTCTATCCTATTTGACATCTAAA encodes:
- the LOC125553008 gene encoding pentatricopeptide repeat-containing protein At1g31790-like; amino-acid sequence: MARCSPAKPLCTTAAAPRPSRRRGLLISASASPATTSTRTHRLLALPKPPKPPPPPPLLPRPRLPISNDAPTNGKPDDRREPSTGAASSGSGSSSGAGDVLRLMGLLRVAPDEDVYVSLLRDSVDAAEVAAVHAHVAATRAASGLPLPLANRLLLAYATCGDMAAARKVFDEIPVKDGITWATMVSAYSDGCFHDEAIRLFTRMCQEEQGLAGDLLGHAIVAVLRSCARLGRLRGFGQQVHALVIKTKRVCGDTGSSLLQLYIASNQHDSARQVLQAMRCCSQEPVPEAAWTSFMTACHRDGLLDEAIYVFRDMVSSGVPRSSFSLSTILAVCAESENCRCYGQQVHGDAIKHGVETDQFVMSGLVHMYAKQGRLADATRAFEAVGGKPDAVCWNAMAMGYARGGRYREATRMMYQMKAAGLDLPGLNVVGMACSS